In a genomic window of Nodosilinea sp. E11:
- the crtL gene encoding lycopene beta cyclase — MQDVLVIGAGPAGLSLAAALGETGLAVQGLALDDPAHPWPNTYGIWVDELEDLGLVRFLEHRWKDCVVHVNSGMVPLHREYGLLDRNQLQAHWLTQAEKHQVTWHQGKANHIEHFATHTQVTTAAGETFTARLVVDATGHQSSLVKRAVAPELAFQAAYGIIGRFSEPPTHPQQMVLMDFRDDYLTPAQRHEPPTFLYSMDLGDGLYFVEETSLAHYPAVSLETLNQRLHQRLRHRGIEVKDIHHVERCLFPMNQPLPDFAQRVVGFGGAASMVHPASGYMIGALLRRGPGLAKAIALALDSPQCTPALAASQAWQALWPADRVRKHYLYLFGLENLMAFNTPQLHQFFAAFFSLPTDDWAGFLADSKALPEVVQAMIGLFGRAPNSVRLGLMRSVFTHGHLLGRTLMS; from the coding sequence ATGCAGGATGTGTTGGTCATTGGCGCAGGACCAGCGGGACTATCGCTGGCGGCGGCCTTAGGAGAAACGGGGCTAGCCGTTCAGGGCCTGGCCTTGGACGATCCGGCGCATCCCTGGCCCAACACCTACGGAATCTGGGTCGACGAGTTAGAAGACCTGGGTTTAGTGCGGTTTTTAGAACATCGATGGAAAGACTGTGTGGTGCATGTCAACAGCGGCATGGTGCCGCTACACCGGGAGTATGGACTGCTCGACCGGAACCAGTTGCAAGCCCACTGGCTTACCCAAGCTGAAAAACACCAGGTGACCTGGCATCAGGGCAAGGCCAACCACATTGAGCACTTCGCTACCCATACCCAGGTGACGACGGCGGCGGGCGAAACCTTCACCGCCCGACTGGTGGTAGATGCTACGGGGCACCAGTCAAGCCTGGTTAAGCGTGCGGTGGCTCCAGAACTGGCGTTTCAGGCAGCCTACGGCATCATAGGTCGGTTTTCTGAGCCTCCCACCCATCCTCAGCAGATGGTGCTGATGGATTTTCGCGACGACTACCTCACCCCGGCCCAGCGCCATGAGCCGCCCACCTTTCTCTACTCGATGGACCTAGGCGACGGCCTGTACTTTGTCGAAGAGACCTCCCTGGCTCACTATCCGGCGGTTTCCCTAGAGACGCTAAACCAACGGTTGCACCAGCGCCTACGCCATCGGGGGATTGAGGTTAAAGACATTCACCACGTTGAGCGTTGCCTGTTTCCCATGAATCAGCCCCTGCCCGATTTCGCTCAGCGAGTCGTGGGGTTTGGTGGGGCGGCCAGTATGGTGCACCCCGCTTCGGGCTATATGATCGGGGCACTGTTGCGCCGAGGGCCGGGGCTGGCTAAGGCGATCGCCTTGGCGCTAGACTCACCCCAGTGCACTCCGGCCCTAGCGGCTAGTCAGGCTTGGCAAGCCCTTTGGCCCGCCGATCGCGTGCGCAAGCACTACCTCTATTTATTTGGCCTAGAAAACCTAATGGCCTTCAATACGCCGCAGCTGCACCAGTTTTTTGCCGCTTTCTTTAGCCTGCCGACCGACGACTGGGCCGGTTTTCTGGCCGACAGTAAGGCGCTGCCTGAGGTGGTGCAGGCCATGATTGGTCTGTTTGGTCGTGCTCCCAACTCCGTGCGGCTAGGGTTGATGCGATCGGTGTTTACCCACGGGCATCTGCTGGGCCGCACGCTGATGAGTTAA
- a CDS encoding GH1 family beta-glucosidase, with protein sequence MVYAFPPGFQWGVATSSYQIEGAADGRGPSVWDVFSQTPGRVLNGDTGAVACDHVHRYRDDIALMAELGVRHYRFSISWPRILPEGRGAVNQAGLAFYSELVDTLLEFGITPHATLFHWDSPQALETKYGSWRNRQMAQDFADYAAVVVKRLGDRITHWMTLNEIFCFTHIGYGVGHVPEMAPGTVVKTAKAVWQTSHHALLAHGLGCQAIRAASPQPCQVSLVDNYLATVPLSDTPGDIAAAQAAFPLTGTNGGILYPALTGHYSPQLLEELGENAPDIQPGDLEVIYQPIDSLGFNVYTGVYVRAADNERGFEMLPFPQGYPRLHMPWLHILPDSLYWGVRHISDTLQRPELRVFISENGCAAQDELTPTGEVLDLDRIQYLQQYLRSAHRAVQEGYPLMGYFLWSFLDNFEWAYGRDRRFGITYVDFATQQRIPKASYHWYAHCVQENRVV encoded by the coding sequence ATGGTCTACGCATTTCCGCCGGGGTTTCAGTGGGGGGTCGCCACCTCGTCGTACCAAATCGAGGGCGCTGCCGACGGGCGTGGCCCCAGCGTGTGGGATGTGTTTAGCCAGACCCCAGGCCGAGTACTGAATGGCGATACGGGGGCCGTTGCCTGCGATCACGTCCACCGCTACCGCGACGACATTGCCCTGATGGCAGAGTTGGGGGTGCGCCACTACCGCTTTAGCATCTCCTGGCCCCGCATTTTGCCCGAGGGACGGGGGGCAGTAAACCAGGCAGGGCTGGCCTTCTACAGCGAGCTGGTCGATACCCTGCTGGAGTTTGGCATTACACCCCACGCCACCCTGTTCCACTGGGATAGCCCCCAAGCGCTCGAAACCAAGTACGGCTCCTGGCGCAATCGGCAGATGGCGCAAGATTTTGCCGACTATGCGGCGGTGGTGGTGAAAAGGTTGGGCGATCGCATCACCCACTGGATGACGCTGAATGAAATTTTCTGCTTTACCCACATCGGCTACGGCGTCGGCCACGTTCCCGAAATGGCCCCCGGCACCGTGGTCAAAACCGCCAAAGCAGTCTGGCAGACCTCCCACCACGCCCTGCTGGCCCACGGGCTCGGCTGTCAGGCGATTCGCGCCGCCTCGCCCCAGCCCTGCCAGGTTTCCCTGGTAGATAACTATCTGGCTACCGTCCCCCTCAGCGACACCCCCGGCGATATTGCGGCGGCTCAGGCGGCCTTTCCCCTGACGGGCACCAACGGCGGCATTCTCTACCCAGCGCTAACGGGCCACTACAGCCCCCAATTGCTAGAGGAGCTGGGCGAGAATGCCCCCGACATACAACCCGGCGACCTGGAGGTGATTTACCAACCCATCGATTCCCTGGGCTTTAATGTCTATACCGGGGTTTATGTGCGGGCGGCTGACAATGAACGGGGCTTTGAGATGTTGCCCTTTCCCCAGGGCTACCCACGCCTGCACATGCCCTGGCTGCATATTCTGCCCGATAGCCTCTACTGGGGCGTGCGCCACATCAGCGATACCCTACAACGCCCAGAGTTGCGCGTTTTCATCAGCGAGAACGGCTGCGCCGCCCAGGATGAACTGACACCCACCGGGGAGGTGCTCGATCTAGACCGAATTCAGTACTTGCAACAGTATCTCCGATCGGCCCACCGGGCGGTGCAGGAGGGCTACCCGCTGATGGGCTACTTTCTGTGGAGCTTTTTAGATAATTTTGAGTGGGCCTATGGGCGCGATCGCCGCTTTGGCATCACCTACGTAGACTTTGCCACCCAGCAGCGCATCCCCAAGGCCAGCTATCACTGGTATGCCCACTGCGTGCAAGAGAATCGGGTGGTTTAG
- a CDS encoding glycerophosphodiester phosphodiesterase family protein, producing MEWITTRPIAHRGLHQGTAVPENSLAAFEAAIAAQHPIELDVQLLADGHLAVFHDRDLKRLTGLKGRIADQTLTSLNQFHLYNTEQTIPSLAETLSYIAGQVPVLIEIKNEKKVGPPEQALIKTLAGYRGEFAVQSFNPRSLQWFKRQAPEIIRGQLASKPQKFLRSHLLLTWASQPHFIAYNVKALPTLSTTLARRRFNRPLLAWTVRSQADYEKATQHADNYIFDRFCSHSQSD from the coding sequence ATGGAGTGGATTACAACCCGACCCATTGCCCATCGGGGGTTACACCAGGGCACTGCGGTGCCAGAGAACTCTTTAGCGGCTTTTGAGGCGGCGATCGCAGCGCAGCACCCCATTGAGCTAGACGTGCAGCTGCTTGCCGATGGCCACCTGGCGGTGTTTCACGATCGCGACCTCAAGCGGTTGACTGGCCTTAAGGGCCGCATCGCCGACCAAACTCTCACCAGCCTGAATCAGTTTCACCTGTACAACACTGAGCAGACGATTCCGTCTCTAGCCGAAACCCTGAGCTATATAGCAGGCCAGGTGCCGGTGCTGATCGAAATTAAAAACGAGAAAAAGGTTGGCCCCCCTGAGCAAGCCCTGATCAAAACCCTGGCGGGCTACCGAGGTGAATTTGCGGTGCAGTCGTTCAATCCGCGATCGCTTCAGTGGTTTAAGCGCCAAGCTCCCGAGATTATTCGCGGCCAGCTAGCCAGCAAGCCACAGAAGTTTTTGCGCAGCCACCTGTTGCTCACCTGGGCGAGCCAGCCGCATTTTATCGCTTACAACGTCAAAGCGTTGCCCACCCTGTCAACCACCCTGGCTCGCCGCCGCTTCAACCGCCCTCTGCTGGCCTGGACGGTGCGTAGCCAGGCCGACTACGAAAAAGCCACCCAGCACGCCGACAACTACATCTTTGATCGGTTTTGTAGCCATAGCCAGTCAGATTGA
- a CDS encoding GNAT family N-acetyltransferase gives MEIREDNLTGPQIIALLREHLENMHEITPPGSVHALDLERLRAPNITFWTAWEADDLLGCGALKELDPTSGEIKSMRTTAAHRRQGVASRLLEHIIEVARQRGYTHLYLETGAFPAFAPARALYERYGFEYRGPFADYTDDPNSSFMEKTLLS, from the coding sequence ATGGAAATTCGCGAAGATAACCTCACCGGGCCACAGATCATTGCCCTGCTGCGCGAGCATTTGGAGAACATGCACGAGATTACGCCCCCCGGCAGCGTTCACGCGCTGGATCTGGAAAGATTAAGAGCACCCAACATCACCTTCTGGACAGCCTGGGAGGCTGACGACCTGCTGGGCTGCGGCGCACTCAAAGAACTCGACCCCACCAGCGGCGAAATTAAGTCGATGCGAACCACCGCCGCCCACCGCCGCCAGGGCGTTGCCTCCAGGCTTTTAGAGCACATTATCGAAGTCGCCCGGCAGCGGGGCTACACCCACCTGTACTTAGAAACCGGCGCGTTCCCTGCCTTTGCCCCGGCCCGCGCCCTGTACGAGCGCTACGGCTTTGAGTATCGTGGCCCCTTTGCCGACTACACCGACGACCCCAACAGCTCCTTTATGGAGAAAACACTGCTGAGTTAG
- a CDS encoding circadian clock KaiB family protein — MSNTMRVGPVVSTSFKGIALFTPGGDCVYCIDERKRAHWHLDLCAALQSHLKLAEPPYFLLPCFTATVDRWVNPTTQAPVTVAEAYPRALPFQPLLNALFGLDNLQWQPNYSSAEECSVALIESYRPTFPQLWLCHDLVIGVEKATATLKDAGPSPEVSLDVLMQPHRFKLFVSGTDTTATEQMLRFLHTTLEATLPGAYILQVIDVTTNPNEAEAANVSATPTLIQVFPEPVRRVVGNVLSQAQMMELLAAR, encoded by the coding sequence GTGTCTAACACCATGAGAGTTGGCCCAGTCGTCTCCACCAGTTTTAAGGGCATTGCCCTCTTTACCCCCGGAGGCGACTGTGTCTACTGCATTGATGAACGAAAACGTGCCCATTGGCACCTCGACCTGTGTGCGGCCTTGCAAAGCCACCTCAAGCTAGCCGAGCCGCCCTACTTCTTGCTGCCCTGCTTTACGGCCACTGTCGATCGCTGGGTCAACCCCACTACCCAGGCTCCGGTCACGGTGGCCGAGGCTTACCCCCGTGCCCTGCCGTTTCAACCATTGCTCAACGCCCTGTTTGGCCTGGACAATCTCCAGTGGCAACCCAACTACAGCAGCGCTGAAGAATGCTCAGTGGCACTGATCGAATCCTATCGACCTACCTTTCCCCAGCTTTGGCTGTGTCATGACCTAGTGATTGGGGTGGAAAAAGCGACTGCTACCCTCAAAGATGCTGGGCCATCGCCAGAGGTTTCTCTAGATGTTTTAATGCAGCCTCACCGCTTTAAGCTCTTTGTCAGCGGCACCGACACCACCGCAACTGAGCAGATGCTGCGGTTTTTACATACCACCCTAGAAGCGACCTTACCGGGAGCTTATATCTTGCAAGTGATTGATGTAACCACTAACCCTAACGAGGCAGAAGCCGCTAATGTTTCAGCCACACCAACGCTCATTCAGGTTTTTCCAGAGCCGGTTCGACGGGTTGTGGGCAATGTGCTCAGTCAGGCACAAATGATGGAGCTATTGGCAGCCAGGTAA
- a CDS encoding TIGR02466 family protein, giving the protein MPLDTWFPLAVYYADLPDAAQHNASLAEAILNLEASGSEPRNFPEMAWTGDLHGVEKVHTDPRFSWLVAQVETHVVTYLTELGLDLSQVDLYIQRAWPVVSRPQQEVGAHCHNTAHVSAVYYVAVPESGTDAAGCLTFLDDARPNEVSPGLGSENTDIIATWNYLNQDQALYLPTEGRLIIFPAKQRHGVTPNHTEDLRLSVSFDIVLTAAPGQAAGAYEFLMPPPTQWQRFREQNGSDFE; this is encoded by the coding sequence ATGCCTCTCGATACCTGGTTTCCCCTTGCGGTCTACTATGCCGATTTACCCGATGCCGCCCAGCACAACGCGTCCCTAGCCGAGGCCATCCTCAACCTCGAAGCCAGCGGTAGCGAGCCCCGCAACTTTCCCGAAATGGCCTGGACAGGCGACCTGCACGGCGTCGAAAAAGTGCACACCGACCCTCGCTTTAGCTGGCTGGTGGCCCAGGTTGAAACCCACGTGGTCACCTACCTCACCGAACTCGGCCTCGACCTCAGCCAGGTCGATCTCTACATTCAGCGGGCCTGGCCCGTGGTGTCGCGCCCCCAGCAAGAAGTCGGTGCCCACTGTCACAACACGGCCCATGTCAGTGCCGTCTACTACGTCGCCGTCCCCGAGTCGGGCACCGATGCGGCGGGCTGCCTCACCTTTTTAGACGATGCCCGCCCCAACGAAGTCAGCCCTGGTCTCGGCAGCGAAAACACCGACATCATCGCCACCTGGAACTACCTCAACCAAGACCAGGCCCTGTATCTGCCCACCGAGGGCCGCCTAATTATCTTTCCCGCCAAACAGCGCCACGGCGTTACCCCTAACCACACCGAGGATCTGCGGCTGTCGGTTTCCTTTGATATTGTGCTCACCGCTGCCCCTGGGCAAGCCGCCGGGGCCTACGAATTTCTAATGCCGCCCCCGACCCAGTGGCAACGATTTAGGGAGCAGAATGGCTCTGACTTTGAGTGA
- a CDS encoding electron transporter — protein sequence MFAPMILLVRSMMGTPKFNQLRGQAIALHSKTITKFCNRFGIDSKKRQAWIRTARDNGQRLGFLA from the coding sequence ATGTTTGCACCGATGATTTTGCTGGTTCGTTCGATGATGGGAACCCCCAAGTTCAACCAACTGCGGGGTCAGGCGATCGCTCTTCACTCCAAGACAATTACCAAATTCTGCAACCGCTTTGGGATTGATAGCAAAAAGCGCCAAGCGTGGATTCGTACCGCTCGCGACAACGGCCAGCGCCTCGGTTTTCTGGCCTAG
- a CDS encoding MliC family protein, producing MKSILKASVVTVALAGLALAGCNAAPTADTPADDSTATDETMFTDDTMADGDTTVFECPGGETITAQLIGTEEAVVTLPDQEPVTLPATEAASGARYSDGTTTFWNKGDEALVEVDDAVVLSECQAQN from the coding sequence ATGAAATCTATTTTGAAAGCCTCTGTAGTTACCGTGGCTCTGGCTGGGCTGGCTCTAGCTGGCTGCAATGCTGCTCCTACAGCCGATACTCCTGCTGACGACTCTACGGCTACTGATGAGACCATGTTTACTGACGACACCATGGCTGACGGTGACACGACGGTATTCGAGTGTCCCGGTGGAGAAACCATCACCGCCCAGTTGATTGGCACCGAAGAGGCGGTTGTCACTCTTCCCGACCAGGAGCCAGTGACGCTGCCTGCTACCGAAGCGGCCTCTGGTGCTCGCTATAGCGATGGCACCACCACCTTTTGGAACAAGGGCGACGAAGCTCTAGTCGAAGTAGACGATGCTGTGGTGCTCTCAGAGTGCCAGGCTCAGAACTAG
- a CDS encoding adenine phosphoribosyltransferase: MDLKAHIRDIPDFPQPGILFRDITPLLGNPTALQYSIDLFAEQVAEYRPDYIVGIESRGFIFGMPLAYKMGVGFAPVRKPGKLPAAVHAASYALEYGHDTIELHQDAFTPGSRVLIIDDLIATGGTAAATAQLVEQTGCTVAGFGFVIELVGLAGRAKLPDVPITVLLQY, from the coding sequence ATGGATCTCAAAGCCCACATCCGCGATATTCCTGACTTTCCCCAGCCTGGCATTCTCTTCCGCGACATTACGCCACTGCTGGGCAACCCCACCGCCCTGCAATACAGCATCGATCTATTTGCTGAGCAGGTAGCCGAGTATCGTCCCGACTACATTGTGGGGATTGAGTCGCGAGGGTTTATCTTTGGCATGCCCCTGGCCTACAAAATGGGCGTTGGCTTTGCGCCCGTGCGCAAGCCCGGCAAGCTGCCCGCCGCCGTCCACGCCGCCAGCTACGCCCTTGAATATGGCCACGACACTATAGAACTGCACCAAGATGCCTTCACGCCGGGCAGCCGAGTCCTCATCATTGACGATTTAATTGCCACCGGGGGCACTGCCGCCGCCACCGCCCAACTAGTTGAGCAGACCGGCTGTACCGTCGCTGGGTTTGGCTTTGTCATTGAGCTAGTTGGTCTGGCGGGGCGCGCCAAACTGCCCGACGTGCCGATCACGGTGCTGCTTCAGTATTAA
- the psb34 gene encoding photosystem II assembly protein Psb34: MFTTTQLDNGILNNYAVEPEVYFATYPSPEQQERYAKQAAFASLLVTGLFLVSLAVS; this comes from the coding sequence ATGTTTACCACTACCCAGCTTGACAACGGCATTCTCAACAACTACGCCGTAGAGCCTGAAGTGTATTTTGCTACCTACCCCTCTCCTGAGCAGCAAGAGCGCTACGCCAAGCAAGCCGCCTTTGCCTCGCTGTTGGTGACCGGCCTGTTTCTGGTTTCTCTGGCGGTGAGCTAA
- a CDS encoding PrsW family intramembrane metalloprotease, giving the protein MATLATDSNMLASVVGIVALALAPLAFLLWFFYTRDKLNPEPRGLVMKIFGLGLLAFIPVFLVRQFVPLPPGVMAVVVVPILAELAKFGVVKRGVYFHPEFDEPVDGIIFAAAAGLGFATLQVMGSMLYAYFAVIRLGPGTAAGAAWPAVLTMFALQGLLAGPGHALWSSLWGYALGMAKFSGPPGRGAGLVGNGLLAAMASHATFNALALESSWWLNRLGLVLVIGVLWFVVLRCLRYALSRSPLD; this is encoded by the coding sequence ATGGCAACCCTTGCAACTGACTCAAACATGTTGGCTTCCGTGGTGGGCATTGTGGCCCTGGCCTTGGCTCCGCTGGCATTTCTGTTGTGGTTTTTCTATACCCGTGACAAACTCAACCCCGAGCCACGAGGGCTGGTGATGAAGATTTTTGGCCTGGGTTTGCTGGCGTTTATTCCTGTTTTTTTGGTGCGGCAGTTTGTACCGCTGCCTCCAGGGGTAATGGCGGTGGTAGTCGTGCCAATTTTGGCGGAGCTGGCCAAGTTTGGAGTGGTCAAGCGGGGTGTTTATTTTCACCCTGAGTTTGATGAGCCGGTAGATGGCATTATCTTTGCGGCGGCTGCAGGCCTGGGCTTTGCCACCCTGCAAGTGATGGGCTCAATGCTTTATGCCTATTTTGCCGTGATCCGGCTGGGGCCTGGGACAGCGGCAGGAGCGGCTTGGCCTGCCGTTCTCACTATGTTTGCCCTACAAGGATTGTTAGCAGGGCCGGGGCACGCGTTGTGGTCATCGCTGTGGGGTTATGCCCTGGGAATGGCCAAATTTTCTGGGCCGCCAGGGCGGGGCGCGGGGCTGGTAGGCAATGGGCTATTGGCGGCGATGGCCTCCCACGCGACCTTTAATGCTTTAGCTCTAGAGTCGAGCTGGTGGCTCAACCGACTGGGGTTGGTGCTGGTAATTGGGGTGCTGTGGTTTGTGGTGCTCCGCTGCCTACGCTATGCCCTTAGCCGTAGCCCACTCGATTGA
- a CDS encoding RMD1 family protein, with protein sequence MTFTDNSLTKTTDAQTLAPTTHLDWASKETILARASIVGERLSLKTLDRTELLATNPLIIRAGATGCAVLLRYGVIITFDLSVDEENALLDMLRPHIVEPIESTISEELSIAFRPQAKERLEGNVLWLQDYSAERLQIVAEALGKSVVLNYYEVEIADIFQSIKPFTIGIQGKNRRSPKEEDLLNYIGGTLLIQQKMFGIVEVGEKPDPVWDDPTLDRLYLRLEDEYELRERLVILEKKLALISRTVETSLNLLQRNSSHRVEWYITILIVIEIALAIYEIWTR encoded by the coding sequence ATGACTTTTACCGACAATAGTTTGACTAAAACTACCGACGCCCAAACCCTGGCACCGACCACTCATCTGGACTGGGCTAGCAAAGAAACTATCCTGGCCCGTGCCAGTATTGTGGGTGAGCGACTGTCTCTCAAAACCTTAGACCGAACCGAGCTACTGGCGACGAATCCACTCATTATTCGGGCCGGGGCCACGGGCTGTGCCGTACTGCTGCGCTATGGCGTGATTATCACCTTTGATCTGAGTGTCGATGAGGAAAATGCTCTGCTAGATATGCTGCGGCCTCACATTGTCGAACCCATCGAGTCAACCATTTCAGAAGAGCTATCGATCGCCTTTCGTCCCCAGGCCAAAGAGCGTTTAGAGGGCAATGTGCTCTGGCTGCAAGACTACAGCGCTGAGCGATTACAAATTGTAGCTGAAGCGCTGGGCAAGAGTGTGGTTTTGAACTACTACGAGGTCGAGATTGCCGATATCTTTCAATCGATCAAGCCGTTTACCATTGGTATTCAGGGCAAGAATAGGCGATCGCCCAAAGAGGAAGACCTCCTCAACTACATTGGCGGTACATTGCTGATTCAGCAAAAGATGTTTGGCATTGTGGAGGTGGGCGAGAAACCGGACCCAGTTTGGGATGATCCCACACTAGATCGTCTGTACCTCCGACTTGAAGATGAATATGAGCTGAGGGAACGATTGGTCATTTTGGAGAAAAAGCTAGCGCTAATTTCTAGAACAGTAGAAACCTCGCTAAATCTCTTGCAGCGCAATAGCAGTCACCGAGTAGAGTGGTACATCACGATTTTGATTGTGATTGAGATTGCGCTGGCCATTTATGAAATTTGGACGCGATAG
- a CDS encoding type IV pilus twitching motility protein PilT, with protein MAESPNAPGTQPAPPPPPRPPQTAAQAQATAQARAQAAARAAGQAAAQAAGKAPAPAVSAAAPAGTPGAAPAPGAAAPAAPAPGQVRHRPAAPPPMPKASETVKISNGVTLEKIVREAFDKGFSDVHLGVGEVPRFRDRGEISPTEYPVTDEATFFGWLAEILKPEEIQEFRQTLDFDGAAQYDFTRIRINIFDSLRGPAMVLRLIPVKILTLDQLGFSPIFRDVCHYHKGLVLVTGPTGSGKSTTMAAMIDYVNTEMPKNIITIEDPVEFVHTSRRSLIKQREVGMHTQKFDNALKASLREDPDIILVGEMRDKETVNTALKAAQTGHLVMGTLHTNSAVKTVERILNLFEPEQQAPVRVSLAESLVAVIAQGLCRTTDGKRAAFHDILINTDAIKDYILRGQLDEVEALIPKCGFDGMCTMNQSLYALYESGRITEETALEMSPRQNEMAQMLRGRV; from the coding sequence ATGGCTGAGTCACCCAACGCCCCAGGGACCCAACCCGCACCACCGCCACCGCCCAGACCTCCCCAGACAGCAGCCCAGGCTCAAGCTACTGCCCAGGCGCGTGCCCAAGCTGCGGCGCGAGCCGCTGGCCAAGCCGCCGCCCAAGCCGCAGGTAAAGCCCCCGCTCCGGCGGTCTCAGCCGCCGCTCCCGCTGGTACCCCAGGGGCAGCCCCAGCTCCAGGGGCAGCGGCTCCGGCAGCCCCAGCCCCTGGGCAGGTGCGCCATCGCCCTGCGGCACCGCCCCCCATGCCCAAGGCCAGCGAAACTGTCAAGATCAGCAACGGCGTCACTCTAGAGAAAATTGTGCGGGAAGCCTTTGACAAAGGCTTTTCAGACGTTCACCTAGGGGTGGGAGAGGTACCTCGATTCCGCGATCGCGGCGAAATTTCCCCTACCGAATATCCCGTTACCGACGAAGCCACTTTCTTTGGCTGGCTCGCAGAGATTCTCAAACCCGAAGAGATCCAGGAGTTTCGCCAAACCCTCGACTTTGACGGGGCCGCCCAATACGACTTCACCCGCATCCGGATCAACATTTTTGACTCCCTGCGCGGCCCGGCCATGGTGCTGCGTCTGATTCCGGTGAAAATTCTCACCCTGGACCAGCTGGGGTTCTCGCCCATCTTCCGAGATGTGTGCCATTACCATAAGGGCCTGGTGCTGGTGACTGGCCCCACCGGCTCGGGTAAGTCGACCACGATGGCGGCGATGATTGATTACGTCAACACCGAGATGCCCAAAAACATCATCACCATCGAAGACCCCGTAGAGTTTGTCCACACCAGTCGGCGATCGCTGATCAAGCAGCGAGAAGTGGGCATGCACACCCAAAAGTTTGATAATGCCCTCAAGGCCTCCCTGCGGGAAGACCCCGACATCATTCTGGTCGGTGAAATGCGGGATAAGGAAACGGTCAACACCGCCCTCAAAGCTGCCCAAACCGGTCACTTGGTCATGGGTACCCTGCACACCAACAGCGCCGTTAAGACCGTAGAGCGGATTCTCAACCTGTTCGAGCCTGAGCAGCAGGCTCCGGTACGGGTGTCTTTAGCCGAATCTCTAGTGGCGGTCATTGCCCAGGGTCTCTGCCGCACCACCGACGGCAAGCGGGCTGCCTTCCACGACATTTTGATTAACACCGACGCCATCAAAGACTACATTTTGCGCGGCCAGCTCGATGAAGTCGAAGCGTTGATTCCCAAATGTGGTTTTGACGGCATGTGCACCATGAACCAGTCGCTCTACGCCCTCTACGAATCGGGCCGAATCACCGAAGAGACCGCCCTAGAGATGTCGCCTAGACAAAACGAAATGGCCCAAATGCTGCGGGGCCGTGTCTAA